Proteins encoded by one window of Sorangium aterium:
- a CDS encoding outer membrane protein assembly factor BamD → MRPSAAVLALAGCLAALGGLVGCDFELNDGRTATLTYTEDARAAYNEAMAAFQAKDWEDARALFGEVKRLFAYSRYARLADLRIADLDFEQGKYPEAISEYRAFIQEHRTDRNVEYAKYRMAKALYLDIDDTVFLPPAEERDQATTLEAYKEIRTFLRQYPRSRYRDDAAYMLEVVTGRLVRHELYVARYYLKEDAFDAALARIDYALRTFPGSGLDPEALVLKGETLLKMKKPDEARAVFESVIRDWGGPFAVTARRFLDEMGGPRGAPAKKAASGRAPAGPQL, encoded by the coding sequence ATGAGACCCTCCGCCGCTGTCCTCGCCCTCGCCGGGTGCCTCGCTGCCCTCGGCGGGCTCGTGGGCTGCGATTTCGAGCTCAACGACGGCCGCACCGCGACCCTCACGTACACCGAGGACGCGCGCGCCGCGTACAACGAGGCGATGGCCGCCTTCCAGGCCAAGGACTGGGAGGACGCGCGCGCCCTCTTCGGCGAGGTGAAGCGGCTCTTCGCTTACAGCCGCTACGCCCGGCTCGCCGATCTCAGGATCGCGGATCTCGATTTCGAGCAGGGAAAGTACCCGGAGGCGATCTCGGAGTACCGCGCGTTCATCCAGGAGCACCGGACGGACCGGAACGTCGAGTACGCGAAGTACCGGATGGCGAAGGCGCTCTACCTGGACATCGACGACACGGTGTTCCTGCCGCCGGCCGAGGAGCGCGATCAGGCGACCACGCTCGAGGCCTACAAGGAGATCCGGACGTTCCTCCGGCAGTACCCGCGCAGCCGGTACCGCGACGACGCGGCCTACATGCTCGAGGTCGTGACGGGGCGGCTCGTGCGCCACGAGCTCTACGTCGCGCGCTACTACCTCAAGGAAGACGCGTTCGACGCGGCCCTCGCGCGGATCGACTACGCGCTGCGGACCTTCCCGGGCTCCGGGCTCGATCCGGAGGCGCTCGTCCTCAAGGGCGAGACGCTCCTCAAGATGAAGAAGCCCGACGAGGCGCGCGCCGTGTTCGAGTCCGTCATCCGGGACTGGGGTGGCCCGTTCGCCGTGACCGCGCGCCGGTTCCTCGACGAGATGGGCGGGCCGCGCGGCGCGCCTGCCAAGAAGGCGGCGTCGGGCCGCGCCCCCGCGGGGCCGCAGCTGTGA
- a CDS encoding sigma-54-dependent transcriptional regulator — MPASSPPPAAPPGGAAAPTVLVVDDERNIRRTLALVLQGEGYQVAEAPSAEAALELLAHGDSPVDLALVDLLLPGMNGLDLLQRVRQDDATRELPVIVISGHATVNDAVKAIKLGASDFFEKPLNRERVLVGVKNALQNSRLAREVEDLKAQVQARYEMIGQSAAMQRLFKEIDRVAPTKASVLITGESGTGKELISRAIHRLSPRARGPFVRVNCAAIPRELIESELFGHERGAFTGASGPKRGFFEQAHGGTLFLDEIGDMDLAAQAKVLRALQSGEICRVGSEHSRHVDVRVLAATNKDLSREVAALRFREDLFFRLAVFPIKSPALRDRMDDLRALADAFMAAFCNENGLKQKGIDPMVYAALERRSWPGNVRELKNVIERAAILSGDVVTIADLPEDPHENPFEDDAQGAAGDGAAAPPGAAEPPAGAARHEPERPRLTLREFRDRAERRYIVEVLASLDWNISRAAVLLGVERTNLHKKIRAYGIKRGEAP, encoded by the coding sequence ATGCCCGCTTCCTCTCCGCCGCCCGCCGCCCCGCCCGGAGGCGCCGCCGCGCCCACCGTGCTCGTGGTGGACGACGAGCGCAACATCCGCCGCACCCTCGCCCTGGTGCTGCAGGGCGAGGGCTACCAGGTCGCGGAGGCGCCGAGCGCCGAGGCGGCGCTGGAGCTGCTCGCGCACGGCGACAGCCCCGTCGACCTCGCCCTGGTCGACCTGCTCCTGCCCGGCATGAACGGCCTCGATCTCCTCCAGCGCGTGCGCCAGGACGACGCCACCCGCGAGCTCCCGGTGATCGTGATCAGCGGCCACGCGACCGTCAACGACGCCGTCAAGGCCATCAAGCTCGGCGCCAGCGACTTCTTCGAGAAGCCGCTGAACCGCGAGCGCGTCCTCGTCGGCGTGAAGAACGCGCTGCAGAACTCGCGGCTCGCCCGGGAGGTCGAGGACCTCAAGGCGCAGGTGCAGGCGCGCTACGAGATGATCGGCCAGAGCGCGGCGATGCAGCGGCTTTTCAAGGAGATCGATCGCGTCGCGCCCACGAAGGCGAGCGTGCTCATCACCGGCGAGAGCGGCACGGGCAAGGAACTCATCAGCCGCGCCATCCACCGGCTGTCGCCGAGGGCGCGGGGCCCCTTCGTCCGGGTCAACTGCGCCGCGATCCCGCGCGAGCTCATCGAGAGCGAGCTCTTCGGCCACGAGCGCGGCGCGTTCACAGGGGCGAGCGGACCGAAGCGGGGCTTCTTCGAGCAGGCCCACGGCGGCACGCTGTTCCTCGACGAGATCGGCGACATGGACCTCGCCGCCCAGGCCAAGGTGCTGCGCGCGCTGCAGTCGGGCGAGATCTGCCGCGTCGGCAGCGAGCACAGCCGGCACGTCGACGTCCGCGTGCTCGCCGCGACGAACAAGGACCTCTCGCGCGAGGTCGCCGCGCTGCGCTTCCGCGAGGATCTCTTCTTCCGCCTCGCCGTGTTCCCCATCAAGAGCCCCGCGCTGCGCGACCGCATGGACGACCTGCGCGCGCTCGCCGACGCGTTCATGGCGGCGTTCTGCAACGAGAACGGCCTCAAGCAGAAGGGCATCGATCCCATGGTCTACGCCGCGCTCGAGCGCCGGAGCTGGCCTGGCAACGTCCGCGAGCTCAAGAACGTGATCGAGCGCGCCGCGATCCTCTCGGGCGACGTCGTCACGATCGCCGATCTCCCCGAGGATCCACACGAGAACCCGTTCGAGGACGACGCGCAGGGGGCCGCCGGAGACGGCGCGGCGGCGCCCCCCGGCGCGGCCGAGCCGCCCGCCGGCGCGGCCCGCCACGAGCCGGAGCGCCCTCGCCTCACGCTCCGCGAGTTCCGCGATCGGGCCGAGCGCCGCTACATCGTCGAGGTGCTGGCCAGCCTCGACTGGAACATCTCGCGCGCGGCCGTGCTGCTCGGGGTCGAGCGCACGAACCTCCACAAGAAGATCCGCGCGTACGGCATCAAGCGAGGTGAGGCGCCGTAG
- a CDS encoding ATP-binding protein — protein MSSGRSSRDPVAHSPLLAACSPAGLYVAAPGGHLVDCNEVLARLLGYGSREEALAAADLLLGEGAAGATPTSAGVVEGFLTRRDGSAVRVMRTETVAEARGERLVVGAIVDVSSARCTEDRRRELSEELGQAQKMEAVGRLAGGIAHDYNNLLAIILNYTSLVIEELDEQSPVQKDLAEIKRAAQRAASLTRQLLTVSRRGLAQPVVLDLRDVVRGMDGALRAAVGGSIDLAIALGPSACRVLADAGQLEQVVMNLALNARDAMQGGGRLSIEARAVRVGAAGSLHDAHPAVPPGRYARLVVSDTGSGMCDDVRTRAFEPFFTTKPRGKGTGLGLATVYGIVKQWHGHIELASQPGQGTRVEIYLPLSARGASSRRARAAHQRRAAPRPGEGGTVLVTDDEDAVVTLASRILGQHGYTTLTARGPREALRVCEAQRGRVDLLLTDVLMPEMSGGELAARLVKLRPDMKVLFMSGYTGDALDGPFAVRPGAAVLGKPFTAESLLRAVRRALEGAA, from the coding sequence ATGAGCAGCGGACGATCGTCGAGGGATCCGGTGGCGCACAGCCCGCTGCTCGCGGCTTGCTCGCCGGCGGGGCTCTACGTTGCCGCGCCCGGGGGCCACCTCGTCGACTGCAACGAGGTGCTCGCCCGGCTGCTCGGCTATGGCTCGCGGGAGGAGGCGCTCGCGGCGGCCGATCTCCTCCTCGGCGAGGGCGCGGCGGGCGCGACGCCGACGTCGGCCGGCGTGGTCGAGGGCTTCCTCACGCGCCGCGATGGGTCGGCGGTCCGGGTGATGAGGACCGAGACCGTCGCGGAAGCGCGCGGCGAGCGGCTCGTGGTCGGGGCCATCGTCGACGTCTCCTCCGCGCGCTGCACCGAAGATCGCCGGCGCGAGCTCTCGGAGGAGCTCGGCCAGGCGCAGAAGATGGAAGCTGTGGGGCGGCTCGCGGGCGGGATCGCCCACGACTACAACAACCTGCTCGCGATCATCCTGAACTACACGAGCCTGGTGATCGAGGAGCTCGACGAGCAGAGCCCGGTGCAGAAGGATCTCGCCGAGATCAAGCGCGCCGCGCAGCGGGCCGCGTCGCTGACGCGGCAGCTGCTCACGGTGAGCCGGCGGGGGCTCGCGCAGCCGGTCGTGCTGGATCTGCGGGACGTCGTGCGCGGCATGGATGGCGCGCTCCGCGCCGCCGTCGGCGGCAGCATCGATCTCGCGATCGCGCTCGGTCCGTCGGCCTGCCGGGTGCTGGCGGACGCGGGGCAGCTCGAGCAGGTGGTGATGAACCTCGCGCTGAACGCGCGCGACGCGATGCAAGGCGGCGGCCGGCTGTCGATCGAGGCGCGCGCGGTCCGCGTCGGCGCTGCGGGGAGCCTGCACGACGCGCACCCGGCGGTCCCGCCTGGCCGGTACGCGCGCCTCGTCGTGAGCGACACCGGAAGCGGGATGTGCGACGACGTGCGGACGCGCGCCTTCGAGCCGTTCTTCACGACGAAGCCGAGGGGGAAGGGGACCGGCCTCGGGCTCGCCACCGTGTACGGGATCGTCAAGCAGTGGCACGGCCACATCGAGCTCGCCTCCCAGCCCGGGCAGGGCACGCGCGTCGAGATCTACCTGCCGCTCTCCGCGCGCGGGGCGTCCTCGCGGCGCGCGCGCGCCGCGCACCAGCGCCGCGCCGCGCCGCGCCCGGGCGAGGGCGGGACGGTGCTCGTCACCGACGATGAGGACGCGGTGGTCACGCTCGCGAGCCGGATCCTGGGGCAGCACGGCTACACGACGCTGACGGCGCGCGGGCCGCGCGAGGCGCTGCGCGTCTGCGAGGCGCAGCGCGGGCGCGTCGACCTCCTGCTCACCGACGTGCTGATGCCCGAGATGTCCGGAGGCGAGCTCGCCGCTCGCCTCGTGAAGCTCAGGCCGGACATGAAGGTGCTCTTCATGTCCGGCTACACGGGCGACGCCCTCGACGGCCCGTTCGCCGTCCGGCCAGGCGCCGCGGTGCTCGGGAAGCCCTTCACGGCCGAGTCGCTCCTCCGCGCCGTCCGCAGGGCGCTCGAGGGGGCCGCGTAG
- a CDS encoding transaldolase family protein, which yields MFFLDSSNPDEIKELFSWGVLAGVTTNPLILSRDAGCVDLERRIREVLAASAGPVSVELTSEDEAAMLDEARGYHAWAPERICIKVPFGDVGLKVTHALAKRGVRTNVTCVMSFNQAYLAALAGGAYVSIFSGRIRDMGYAATPVIERTRARLDRERLGAEIIVGSIRHLMDVNEALDAGAHIVTVPPAILRKMLHNPKTEETIREFNAAWEKRAK from the coding sequence ATGTTCTTCCTCGACAGCTCGAACCCGGACGAGATCAAGGAGCTCTTCTCCTGGGGCGTGCTCGCCGGCGTGACCACGAACCCCCTCATCCTCTCGCGCGACGCGGGCTGCGTCGATCTCGAGCGGCGCATCCGCGAGGTGCTCGCGGCGTCGGCGGGGCCGGTGTCGGTCGAGCTGACGAGCGAGGACGAGGCGGCGATGCTCGACGAGGCCCGCGGCTATCACGCGTGGGCGCCCGAGCGGATCTGCATCAAGGTCCCGTTCGGCGACGTCGGCCTCAAGGTGACGCACGCCCTCGCGAAGCGCGGCGTGCGGACCAACGTCACGTGCGTGATGAGCTTCAACCAGGCGTACCTCGCGGCGCTTGCCGGCGGCGCATACGTCTCGATCTTCAGCGGGCGCATCCGCGACATGGGCTACGCCGCGACCCCGGTCATCGAGCGCACGCGCGCGAGGCTCGATCGCGAGCGGCTGGGCGCCGAGATCATCGTCGGCTCGATCCGCCACCTCATGGACGTGAACGAGGCGCTCGACGCCGGCGCGCACATCGTGACGGTGCCTCCCGCCATCTTGCGGAAGATGCTCCACAACCCGAAGACCGAGGAGACGATCCGCGAATTCAACGCCGCCTGGGAGAAGCGTGCTAAGTAG